A genome region from Mugil cephalus isolate CIBA_MC_2020 chromosome 13, CIBA_Mcephalus_1.1, whole genome shotgun sequence includes the following:
- the ogdhl gene encoding 2-oxoglutarate dehydrogenase-like, mitochondrial produces the protein MSQFRALAGVLKGGRAGGNQLIRANGGGQVLRRWVDPRRGCSSKSEPLLPAVANSSSYVEEMYFAWLEDHKNVHESWDGFFRNIQASSPSGEVGERRPSALLQGRVLSHSADMAQKVVEDHLAVHTLIRAYQIRGHHVAQLDPLGILEADLDSFVPSDLITSIDKLGLYGLDESDLDRSFQLPITTFIGGQETTLALREIIRRLEMSYCSHIGIEFMFINNVDQCQWIRQKFETPGIMQFTNAEKRTLLARLIRSTRFEDFLARKWSSEKRFGLEGCEVLIPALKTIIDKSSAAGIDSVIMGMPHRGRLNVLANVIRKELDQIFCQFDPKLEATDEGSGDVKYHLGMFHERINRETDKNITLSLMANPSHLEAVDPVVQGKAKAEQFYRGDTQGKKVMSILMHGDAAFAGQGVVYETFHLSELPSYTTHGTIHVVVNNQIGFTTDPRVARSSPYPTDVARVVNAPIFHVNADDPEAVIYVCRVAAEWRATFNKDVVIDLVCYRRFGHNEMDEPMFTQPLMYKQIRRQEHVLKKYSDKLIAEGAVTLQEFEEEVAKYDKICEEAYTSSKDEKILQIRHWLDSPWPDFFTAQGEPKSMSCLPTGLDEEVLQHIGQTASSVPMEDFKIHPGVSRILRGRADLVKNRQMDWALGEYMAFGSLLKDGIHVRLSGQDVERGTFSHRHHILHDQEVDRRICVPMNHLWENQAPYTVCNSSLSEYGVLGFELGFAMASPNALILWEAQFGDFHNTAQCIIDQFISSGQAKWVRNNGIVLLLPHGMEGMGPEHSSARPERFLQMSKDDPDHIPEFSGDFEVQQLYDCNWIVVNCSTPANYCHVLRRQILLPFRKPLIVFTPKSLLRHPDARSRFDDLAKGTAFKRLIPDESPASQCPDQVKRVIFCTGKVYYELAKERKQKNMERDVAIIRLEQISPFPFDLVGEQVEKYASAELVWCQEEHKNMGYYDYVRPRFLTVVANKKHIWYVGRDPAAAPATGNKSTHLNELKRFMDTAFNLSFFQDKDL, from the exons ATGAGTCAGTTCCGGGCGTTAGCGGGTGTGCTGAAGGGGGGCCGTGCTGGAGGGAACCAGCTGATCCGAGCGAACGGAGGCGGCCAGGTCCTCAGGCGCTGGGTTGACCCCAGGAGAGGCTGCAGCTCCAAGTCTGAGCCACTTCTCCCAGCGGTGGCCAATAGCTCCAGTTATGTGGAGGAGATGTACTTTGCCTGGCTGGAGGATCACAAAAACGTCCACGAG TCTTGGGATGGGTTCTTCCGTAACATCCAGGCCTCCAGTCCATCTGGCGAGGTGGGCGAGAGACGcccctctgctctgctccaGGGCCGAGTGCTGTCCCACTCAGCAGACATGGCACAGAAAGTGGTGGAGGACCACCTGGCTGTGCACACTCTCATTAGGGCCTATCAG ATTCGTGGTCACCACGTTGCCCAGTTAGACCCTCTGGGAATCCTGGAGGCTGACCTGGACTCATTTGTTCCCTCAGACCTCATCACCAGCATTGACAAATTAG GTTTGTATGGTCTTGATGAGTCCGACTTGGACAGAAGCTTCCAGCTGCCCATCACCACCTTCATAGGTGGACAAGAGACGACTCTGGCACTTAGAGAAATTATACGCAGGCTTGAG ATGTCCTACTGCAGTCACATAGGGATTGAATTCATGTTCATTAACAATGTGGACCAGTGCCAGTGGATTCGTCAGAAGTTTGAGACTCCAGGAATCATGCAGTTCACCAACGCTGAGAAGAGAACTCTGCTCGCTCGCCTCATCAGATCCACACG GTTTGAGGACTTCCTGGCCAGAAAGTGGTCATCAGAGAAACGTTTCGGTCTGGAAGGCTGTGAAGTTCTCATCCCCGCACTTAAAACCATCATTGACAAGTCGAGCGCTGCAGGTATCGACAGTGTGATCATGGGGATGCCTCATCG GGGTCGGCTGAATGTCTTGGCTAACGTGATCCGTAAGGAGCTGGATCAGATCTTCTGTCAGTTTGACCCCAAATTAGAGGCTACGGATGAG GGTTCAGGTGATGTCAAATACCACCTCGGGATGTTCCACGAGAGGATTAACCGTGAAACGGACAAGAACATCACGCTGTCCCTCATGGCAAACCCCTCCCACCTGGAAGCGGTGGATCCGGTGGTGCAGGGGAAGGCCAAAGCTGAGCAATTCTACAGAGGAGACACTCAAGGAAAGAAG GTGATGTCCATCTTGATGCATGGTGACGCTGCTTTTGCTGGACAAGGAGTTGTGTACGAGACCTTCCACCTGAGCGAACTTCCCTCCTACACCACACATGGGACGATCCATGTTGTGGTCAACAACCAG ATCGGCTTCACCACAGATCCTCGGGTGGCCCGCTCCTCTCCTTACCCCACCGACGTGGCTAGGGTCGTCAATGCACCCATCTTCCATGTGAACGCTGACGACCCGGAGGCTGTCATCTATGTGTGCCGGGTGGCTGCAGAGTGGAGGGCCACCTTCAACAAGGATGTCGTCATTGACCTG GTTTGTTACAGGCGGTTTGGCCATAATGAAATGGATGAGCCCATGTTCACCCAGCCGCTGATGTACAAACAGATCCGTCGGCAGGAGCACGTTCTAAAAAAGTACTCCGACAAGCTCATCGCTGAGGGAGCGGTGACACTGCAGGAATTTGAG GAAGAAGTAGCCAAATATGACAAGATATGCGAGGAGGCATACACCAGCTCCAAGGATGAAAAGATCTTACAAATTCGACACTGGCTTGACTCCCCCTGGCCAG ATTTCTTCACAGCGCAGGGAGAGCCCAAGAGCATGAGCTGCCTCCCTACAGGTCTGGACGAGGAGGTTTTGCAGCACATTGGCCAGACGGCCAGCTCAGTGCCTATGGAAGACTTTAAAATCCACCCGG GTGTGTCGCGTATCCTGCGTGGCCGAGCTGACCTGGTGAAGAATCGTCAGATGGACTGGGCTCTAGGAGAGTACATGGCCTTCGGCTCTCTTCTCAAAGATGGCATACACGTACGACTCAGCGGGCAAGATGTGGAGCGGGGAACCTTTAG TCACCGTCATCACATTCTGCACGACCAAGAGGTGGACAGACGGATCTGTGTTCCCATGAACCACCTGTGGGAGAACCAGGCTCCTTACACCGTCTGCAACAGCTCCCTATCAGAGTATGGCGTTCTAG GTTTCGAGCTCGGCTTCGCCATGGCCAGTCCAAATGCTCTGATCCTTTGGGAGGCCCAGTTTGGAGACTTTCACAATACAGCGCAGTGTATCATTGACCAGTTCATCAGCTCAGGCCAAGCCAAATGGGTCCGCAACAATGgcattgttctgctgctgccacaCGGGATGGAGGGAATG ggTCCAGAACATTCATCGGCTCGACCTGAGCGCTTCCTGCAAATGAGCAAAGACGATCCAGATCACATCCCC GAGTTCAGTGGAGACTTTGAAGTCCAGCAGCTGTACGACTGTAACTGGATCGTGGTTAACTGCTCTACGCCTGCTAACTACTGTCACGTGCTCAGACGACAGATTCTGCTGCCATTCAGAAAACCG TTGATCGTTTTTACTCCAAAGTCTCTGCTGAGGCACCCGGATGCAAGGTCGAGATTTGACGACCTCGCCAAAG GCACTGCATTCAAGAGACTGATTCCTGATGAAAGCCCTGCAAGTCAATGCCCTGACCAAGTTAAGAGGGTCATCTTCTGCACTGGCAAAGTCTACTATGAACTGGCtaaagagaggaaacagaagaacaTGGAGAGAGATGTTGCCATCATCAGACTTGAACAG ATCTCTCCTTTCCCGTTTGACCTGGTCGGAGAACAGGTTGAGAAATACGCCAGTGCTGAGTTGGTCTGGTGTCAGGAGGAGCACAAGAACATGGGTTACTACGACTATGTGCGGCCGCGTTTCCTCACAGTAGTTGCCAACAAGAAGCACATATG gtaCGTGGGACGGGACCCCGCGGCCGCTCCCGCAACGGGGAACAAGTCCACCCACCTGAATGAGCTGAAGAGGTTCATGGACACTGCTTTCAACTTGAGCTTCTTCCAGGACAAGGACTTATAA
- the c13h10orf53 gene encoding UPF0728 protein C10orf53 homolog, which translates to MVTSNTTNMPANARVTLCYGPYESSGVVKHRTSRLQGLQAALRARGHRCVLEETPEWNTVEVIVSGETVFSCDIKQLEFGGDGKLDPVCIEAVSAVEKAY; encoded by the exons ATGGTgaccagcaacacaacaaacatgcCGGCAAATGCGCGCGTGACACTTTGCTACGGACCTTATGAATCCAGCGGAGTCGTAAAACACAGAACCTCCCGCCTGCAGGGTCTCCAAG CCGCTCTGAGAGCGCGAGGGCACCGGTGCGTCCTGGAAGAAACGCCCGAGTGGAACACGGTGGAGGTCATAGTGAGTGGAGAGACCGTGTTCAGCTGTGACATTAAGCAGCTGGAGTTTG GTGGAGATGGAAAACTGGATCCTGTTTGCATAGAGGCTGTTTCTGCTGTGGAGAAGGCTTACTGA